The DNA sequence CCACCGAAGCGACCAAGCCGCGGGACCGCTGGGGAACCTGCATCGGGGCCTTCTCTCGCGCCCTGAAGCTGCGCGCCGAGGAGCCGGGGCGGTTCAGCGAACCACTCGATACCTGGCGGCAACGCTACTTCGAAGGCTACATCCATCGCGAGGGCTGAACGAGGATGGATGTCTTCACCAGTCTGTTCGAGGCCCTCGATGAGGTTCTCGGCGATTACGTCAACGAGGCGATCACGGCAGCGACCGGGTATGTCTCCGGTCCCATCGCCGTGCTCGGGACAATCTCCTTCATCGCCATGGGCGCGGTGCTCCTGCGTGGCATGTCGGAAATTCCGCTGGCTAAGTTCGTCCAGACCGCAGCGCTTCTGGCGCTGGTGTTTGCGTTGGCCGGCACCGCCGGCCACTACAACACCTACCTGGCGGATCACTTGCGGTCCTTCCCTGACGAGCTGCTCGCAACCTTCGCGGGAACGGCCCTCGGCAACGACGCGGCCATTGGTGCCGTACTGGACCGGATCGGCGACCAAGCCATGACCGGTATCAGCGCCATCTGGTCCGCCGGCGGCTTCACCGACCCCGGTCCGAGCCTGTTCGCCGCGGTGCTCTTCGTGATCTTCCTGATCTTCGGCGTCGCCGCGGTCGTCGCCCTGGCCACGGCCAAGATCGGCCTGTCCCTGGTGGTTGCCGTGGGACCGCTGATGATCCTGGGACTGCTGTTCCAGTCGACCCGCGAGTACTTCACCAAGTGGCTGAGCTACGGCATCCAGTTCGCCTTCCTGGCCATGTTCGTCGGCGGCATCGCCGGGATGGCCGATGCCATCGTCGACACCTACATCGACGCCCTCGACGACTCCGCGGAGAACGTCGATCTGGTCGCCCTGATGGCGCCGGCGCTGATGCTCCTGTTGCTCGCGAAGATCTTCGCCGAGCTGCCGCACATGGCCTCGAGCCTGTCCGGGGGCATTGGGCTCGCGGTCGGCAATACCGCCTGGCGCGGCATCCAGGGGGCCATGCACCAGGCCGGCGGGAAGCACATCGACGCCTGGCGCGATGCCGCCCGCTGGCGCCGCGTGGGCCGGGCCGAGGCCCTGCACAACCGGATGGTGGAGACCCGCAAGGCCGTCGTCGATCGCCTGGTGAACGGGGCGCCGCGAGTGTCCCGCGCCGATGCTAACCGCCCCGCTTCCCTTTCCGGCGCCTCCGCCGCCAACCGGGACCTCGATCGCGAGGCCCGCGACCACGTAGAGGCACGTCGCCGCCGGCGTGCTGGAGGATGACATGCAGTACCCGAGACCTCTTCTAACGGCGCTGCTCGCTCTCCTGCTGCCGGCCCTGCTCGGTGCGTGCTCGACGGTGCCCAAGGCCCCGAAGTGCGACCAGTCGGCCTATCGCAGCCTGAACCCTGCCCACTATGACCCGGTGAAAGAGAGTACCCGCGCCGATGTTCCGTTCCTCCTCCCCGAAGCCTGATCCGGCTGGATCAACTGCGTCCGGCGCCAAGGCCATGGAGCGCTTCCTCGACTGGGACTACGACGCCAACGAGGCGGCCCGGCGGCAGGCGCGCATCGCCTGGGTGGTCGCGGCGCTCTGTCTGCTGCTGGCCCTGGCGAGTGTCGTCGCCGTCACCGTCCTGGCGCCGCTGAAGACCGTCGAACCCGTGTTCGTGCGGGTCGACTCGGCGACCGGTGCGGTCGATGTGCTGCACCGTATCGACGAGGAGGTCGGCATCGGTCGGCAGGACCTGCTCGACAAGGGCTACCTGGCCCGCTACGTCCGAGCGCGCGAGGGCTACTTCTTCCCGACGGTCCAGGAGCAATACCGGAGGGTCATGCTGATGTCCGTCGGCGATGCCCGCGCGTCCTACGTGCAGGGCTTCTCCAAGGACAACCCGGACGCCCCGGTGAACCTGTACCAGGACCACAAGACGGTCGAGGTCACCATCAAGTCGATCAGCTTCTTGAGGAAGGGGCTGGCCCAGGTCCGCTATGTCGCCGCGCTGGGCGACGGCGAGGAGACCCGACGCCAGCACTGGATCTCCACCATCGCCTACGAGTACGAGCCCGACGCCAGCATCCCGCTCTCGGTGCTGGCCGACAACGCCTTGGGCTTTGCCGTCACCGACTACCGCGCCGAGCCGGAGGATGCCCAATGAGCCGGATCGCACTCCTCTATAGATGGGCCGCGCCGATGACGGCCGCCGGTATTGCCCTGGCGCTGCTGGTGCCGGCCTCTTGCATGGCCGCGACCTACCCGAAGGCCTCCGGCGTCGACGGCCGGTTGCGCTACACCAGCTATCACCCGGACCAGGTCTACAACCTTCAGGCCGCCATCGGCCGGGCCTTGTTCATCCAGTTCGCCGACGGCGAGGAGATGGAGAAGTTCTACACCGGCGACTCGGATGCCTGGGAGGTCGGCAAGCACGCGAACATGATCGCCATCAAGCCGACCGCGGAGATCCCGGACACCAACCTGATCGTCAGCACCTCGGCAGGGCGGGTCTACACCTTCGACCTGAGCCTGAACGATCGAGCGCCGATGTACGGCATCCGCTTCTCCTATCCGGAAGAGCAGCACCAAGCCTCGGAGACGGCGCGCGCCAAGCGGGAGCTGTCTGCATCGCTGGACCCACACGCCCAGACCCGGAAGAACTTCCGCTACGCCGGTGCCGGCTCGCGCGCCGTGCAGCCGTCGGAGGTCTTCGACAACGGCACGCACACCTTCATGCGCTTCCCGGAGAACACGATCTTCCCGTCGGTGTTCGCCATCGGTCCCGATGGCGGCGAGACCCTGGTCAACAAGACCGTGCGCGGCAACTGGCTGATCTTGCCCGCGGTCGGGCGCGAGTGGCGGCTGCGCTCGGGCAAGGCGGTGATGTGCGTGCGCAATGACGCCTTCGCGCCGTCCGGCATCGACAACCCCGGCGAGACCACGAGCCGGGCCATCGAGAGGGCCGCGCGATGACCGGCGTGGAAGCAACCGCAGATCAGGGCTTCGACCAGATCGTCGAGCGCGGCGATGTGCCGATCGCCCGCGCCGCGAGCCCGCTGTGGAAGTGGGCCTTCATCGGGACCATGGTGACGCTGGGCGTCGGGGCTCTGGCCGCGGTGTTCTATGCCGAGCTGTCCGATCCGGCGCCGGTCGAGGAGGGCGAGGAGCGCCGCCCGCGGTTGCGCTTCAACGTCGGCGACTACGAGGTTCCCACCTTCGATCCGCCGGTACCGGAGCCGGTTGTGGAACCGGCTCACGTCGAGGTCCCGGAGCCGCCGGTGATGCCCTACATCCCCGAGATCCCACCGCCGGAGCCGCGGGCTGGCTATCCGATCCCGGAGCTGCCGCGACCGATCCCGCTCGAGCCGGAGTCCGAGATCGAGCCCGTGGAGACCCCCGAGGAGATCGCCCGCAAGCGACGCCTGGCCGCACCGCTTGGCGGTAGCGGTGGTTCGATCAGCTCGGTTGGCAGCGAGGCAGGGGAGGGCGCCGAGCGCAACCGCGGAGGCCTCGACCTGTCCGTCACCCGCGCCGCGACCGCCACGGCCCGGCGCCTGTCGGACATGACCTTCCTGCTGCCGAAGGGGACCTACATCGGCTGCATCCTGGATACGGCCATCCAGAGTGACCAGGCCGGCATGGTCGGCTGCACCTTGCCGCGGGATGTCTACGGCGCCGACGGGACCGTGGTCCTGCTGGATCGTGGCTCCCAGGTGCTCGGCGAGTACCGCAGCGCGACCTTGAGCTACGGCAAGCGCCGGATCTTCGTGGTCTGGGATCGGGTCCGCACGCCCGAGGGCGTGATCGTGGATATCGCCTCGCCCGGTACCGGACCGCTGGGCCGCTCCGGCATGGGCGGCAAGGTCGACAACCACTACTGGGAGCGCGTTGGGATTCCGGTCTTGATGTCGGCGGTGTCCTTCGGCGTGCAGTCCTACGCGCGAGAGCAGCTCACCAGCGATCAGTCCCGCTTCATCGAGAGCACGACGACGGACAGCCTCTCCACGGTCCTGGCCGAGTTCGCCAAGATCAAGCCGACCCTGCACAGGAACCAGGGCGACCCGATCAACATCCTGGTGGCGCGGGACGTAGACCTGGCGCCGGTCTACCAGCTGCGGAGGCGGAGCGATGGCCGGTGAGCATGCCGCCCACGCGCTGCTGCACGACATCCTGGGGCCGATCCGCCCGATCTTGGCACGTGAGGATGTCACGGACCTGTGCATCAACGGGCCGGGGCTACTGTTCGTCGAGGATGCCCATGGTTGGGAGCGCATCCCGGCCGACAACCTGACCGGGACCTGGCTGAGCGGCTTCGCCAAGGCGGTCGCGAGCTACATGTCCGCGAGCATCGGTGAGCGCTCGCCGATCCTGAGCGGGCATCTGCCGACCGGGGAACGAATTCAGATCGTCCTGCCGCCGGCGTCCGAGGAGCCATCCATCACGATCCGTCGGCCGAGCCACGTGACCTTCAGCCTCGATGAGCTGGCAGAGAAGGGGGCCTTCGATCTGATTGCTCCGCACCTGGAGAAGAAGAGGACGGTAGGAAAAGAAGGAGCAGGGCAGGGCGGCTCTATCGAGGCAGTAGGCCATCGCGAGTCGGTACGGTGCCGCCTGGCCGGCTGGAACGCCGAGGACCAGGCCAGTGTCCCCGGTATCTTGCGTGAGATCGTCGCTCATCGCCTGAACGTCATCATCTCCGGCGCCACGGGCTCGGGGAAGACGACCCTGTCCAAGGCGATGATCGCGGAGATTCCCCTCGAGGAGCGGCTGATCGCCATCGAGGACGCGAAGGAGCTGCAATTCCCCCATGCCAACACGGTCCGGCTGTTTTTCTCGCGGGACGGGGCCGGAGTCTCGCCGGTGACGGTGAAGGATCTGCTGGTGTCCTGCCTGCGCATGAAGCCGGACCGGATCATGCTCGCGGAGCTGCGCGACGACGAGACCTACTTCTATCTGCGCAACGTGGGCTCCGGACATCCGGGCTCGATCACGACCATCCATGCCAACAGCGCCGCGGCGGCCGTGGAGCAACTGATGCTGATGGTGCGCCA is a window from the Thioflavicoccus mobilis 8321 genome containing:
- a CDS encoding type IV secretion system protein, with protein sequence MDVFTSLFEALDEVLGDYVNEAITAATGYVSGPIAVLGTISFIAMGAVLLRGMSEIPLAKFVQTAALLALVFALAGTAGHYNTYLADHLRSFPDELLATFAGTALGNDAAIGAVLDRIGDQAMTGISAIWSAGGFTDPGPSLFAAVLFVIFLIFGVAAVVALATAKIGLSLVVAVGPLMILGLLFQSTREYFTKWLSYGIQFAFLAMFVGGIAGMADAIVDTYIDALDDSAENVDLVALMAPALMLLLLAKIFAELPHMASSLSGGIGLAVGNTAWRGIQGAMHQAGGKHIDAWRDAARWRRVGRAEALHNRMVETRKAVVDRLVNGAPRVSRADANRPASLSGASAANRDLDREARDHVEARRRRRAGG
- a CDS encoding virB8 family protein, with the protein product MERFLDWDYDANEAARRQARIAWVVAALCLLLALASVVAVTVLAPLKTVEPVFVRVDSATGAVDVLHRIDEEVGIGRQDLLDKGYLARYVRAREGYFFPTVQEQYRRVMLMSVGDARASYVQGFSKDNPDAPVNLYQDHKTVEVTIKSISFLRKGLAQVRYVAALGDGEETRRQHWISTIAYEYEPDASIPLSVLADNALGFAVTDYRAEPEDAQ
- a CDS encoding TrbG/VirB9 family P-type conjugative transfer protein, translated to MSRIALLYRWAAPMTAAGIALALLVPASCMAATYPKASGVDGRLRYTSYHPDQVYNLQAAIGRALFIQFADGEEMEKFYTGDSDAWEVGKHANMIAIKPTAEIPDTNLIVSTSAGRVYTFDLSLNDRAPMYGIRFSYPEEQHQASETARAKRELSASLDPHAQTRKNFRYAGAGSRAVQPSEVFDNGTHTFMRFPENTIFPSVFAIGPDGGETLVNKTVRGNWLILPAVGREWRLRSGKAVMCVRNDAFAPSGIDNPGETTSRAIERAAR
- the virB10 gene encoding type IV secretion system protein VirB10, whose product is MTGVEATADQGFDQIVERGDVPIARAASPLWKWAFIGTMVTLGVGALAAVFYAELSDPAPVEEGEERRPRLRFNVGDYEVPTFDPPVPEPVVEPAHVEVPEPPVMPYIPEIPPPEPRAGYPIPELPRPIPLEPESEIEPVETPEEIARKRRLAAPLGGSGGSISSVGSEAGEGAERNRGGLDLSVTRAATATARRLSDMTFLLPKGTYIGCILDTAIQSDQAGMVGCTLPRDVYGADGTVVLLDRGSQVLGEYRSATLSYGKRRIFVVWDRVRTPEGVIVDIASPGTGPLGRSGMGGKVDNHYWERVGIPVLMSAVSFGVQSYAREQLTSDQSRFIESTTTDSLSTVLAEFAKIKPTLHRNQGDPINILVARDVDLAPVYQLRRRSDGR
- the virB11 gene encoding P-type DNA transfer ATPase VirB11, with the protein product MAGEHAAHALLHDILGPIRPILAREDVTDLCINGPGLLFVEDAHGWERIPADNLTGTWLSGFAKAVASYMSASIGERSPILSGHLPTGERIQIVLPPASEEPSITIRRPSHVTFSLDELAEKGAFDLIAPHLEKKRTVGKEGAGQGGSIEAVGHRESVRCRLAGWNAEDQASVPGILREIVAHRLNVIISGATGSGKTTLSKAMIAEIPLEERLIAIEDAKELQFPHANTVRLFFSRDGAGVSPVTVKDLLVSCLRMKPDRIMLAELRDDETYFYLRNVGSGHPGSITTIHANSAAAAVEQLMLMVRQSSAGAGLTREDIRGLVFHLVDVIIQMERKRVTEIRFLPEASEGARERLPC